The nucleotide sequence tttgtctgtCAGAGTAAAACCTTGAGAAttaatctgtgtattaatttttcttggagaCTAAAATGTCAACTTTTAAAATCCTTAGAGAttgatttggataattactcttattttatttttgtgtcgATAACTTTATTAATTGTAGACTCTGATTTCGATCTTTTACtttataagaataaaaaataaatttttttaaaagaaataaataaattttaattgaaaaataaaatattttaattaattaagtaaacaTTCTAATTACTGAAATTTAATTAAAttctataattttattaatttattttaaatattaaaattcatttttattctaactaaaatttaatttttaataaaattcaatttaattctatATGGTTAAAGGTTTTCAAAACCGTACTACCATAATACATATTAGAGGGATCAGATCCATGTAGATTGCACCGCAACTTCTTTGTTCACTTGCATCATTATAGTTTTAGAAGGTCAACAGCGTTACTAACCGGGGAAAAAAAAAAGGTCAGCCTTTAATCctttattattataattcaaaattcaaagGTGCCACGCCGAATATCAGTGTCAATTAACAAAATGGTtagaatttatattaattaattcatTAATATTTTCCAAAAGTGATTATTTCTTGGATAATTATTAATAAGACCTAGATGGTCACTATATGTTTGTTTTAGCATATATATTACTAGTTTAAAAGGAAGAATATGGAGCAGTCCATTTTGTATTTGctcatttattttatattatgttAGGTGAAATATAATGTTTGTTAACTGTCAAGTCTTACATACCAAGTAATAAGGAGATTTATTAATTTGTCCAAGGTATTTTAGTTAGGAGGCAAGGTCAAAGTGACACTCTTTGAACAGATCGCATAACCAATTTCACTTagctataattaattaatatatgagttaattaatatatgagttaatagtcaaattagttcctaaaagataagatattttttaaatttgtctcTGAaagattttttaatcaaattggtCCTTTAAAAATTACGAATTAATCATATCTGTTCTTCAGTTACTCCACTTACAATTTTCATCAACGATTAATAATTAATGTGAAATATTAACTGATAGCATACATGACACATAACATATTCAATTAGACGTTGATTAAATATGTTTACGAGAATCTATCAATTTAGTCATTAGGTCATATTAGGAATAgaatttttgtaattgaaaaaaatgagtaaattaataaattttcataaacatatttggTCAATATCCAATTAGACATATCagatattatatatgttatcaatTAACATTTTATAACatcaatctttaaaaaaaattgttaatggaGTGACAGGAAGACAAATAAGATTAATTCGCAATCTTTAAAGGACTAATTTGTttgaaaaaatctttcaaaaataaatttaaaaaatgtcttattttttagagattaatttgactattaacccatatatatatatatatattgaataagAAAGTAATATTGAATAAGAAAGTAATATTGCTATATATCaattatttaaaattgaaattagtgTCATGAAGAATCGTTTAATTTTCAATTGCAAGTAATTCAAAGGTGTCATTTCGAATTTTTAACCAGAAATTAATTTGGTTATGGATAAAAGAATGGTGATAAATTTCTATACGAATGTATGGTGTGTTGTCCACAAATGTGGACCTGCGTCGATCAGAGACCTGCAAAACATAGGTAACGTTTTGCAGGCGTTGGAAATCAACAATCTGCAGCTACTGCAAAACGTAGGCTGCGATTGGACGAGGACGGGAACCAGCTTGCAAAACGTGTCCTGCATGCCGAACGGAGCAGCTGTTGACCAACATGGGACGGTGCAAAACGCAGGCTGCATTTGTCAGCGTAGCAGAGCCAAACGAAAATTGCGTTTTGCAGGCTTCCTAGCTACATGCGCGCCACGTGTTCTCGAAGGGTGTTCAGCTTGGTCCATAAAAACGAAAACGCAAATAGGAAGGGGAGCAAAGTAAAAAACGAGTTACTGAAGCAAGGTGAGGAAGAGTTGAAGGAGAGCGAGGAAGCAAGAGTTAACAGTGAAGAAGTAAAGTGTTGTTGAAGAAGAAGTGTACCAGAAAAAAAATGGTGCGTAATTTTACCAAACTGGAAGAACATATTATTGAGTATTTGGATCATCCTCAATTggtaagtaattttttttaatatttaacgatgaatatatatatatatagtcgaATTTTGTTTATTTGTGTTGTAATTAGTAGTATTGtggttattaatattattattactaatattatGTTGTTATTTATTTCTCATTAcggtttaaattttttaatactgtttttatgttattattgttattattaggcAAATTAATCTctgtattattgttgttgttgttgttatgttAATGAGAATaacttattaataatttttaataaaaataatgtgtaataatttattattatgtttGAAGATAATAATAATACTGTTTAATAAATCATAGATAaatatttatgattttttaataatttattattatgtttGAAGATAATAATAATACTGTTTAATTATTGTTGCTAATTTTTTTTGAACAAATTATTAACTGATATTATTATGAATTTAATAattatcatttttctttttgCAGGCTATCAGGAATTTGTTGCCTAGAAAACTGGATCCGCTAGATACCTTTAACGAGGTAGCTGCAGCGGCACTGACATTGACTGGGTTTCAACACGTTTCGCAAGTAGGCGAAATGAGAGGTCACTCTGCACTACTGAGTGCTTCGGTGGAACGCTGGAAGCCAGAGACTCACACATTTCATCTTTCGGTTGGTGAATTGATGGTGACGCTAGAAGATGTGAGCTATATTTTTGGTCTCCCGATTAATGGGGAGGCCGTTACGGGTAGATCAGATAGCAGTCACCAGTTTTTGGTGGAAAACTGCATTGCGTGTTTTGGTCGGGAGTCCGATCCGGAAGATCACGTGTTGGGGAAGGTTAATATTGCTTGGGTCCGGCGGTGCAGAGACACCGAGAAACGGGGAGCGTTTTAATTTGAACACGAGACCTTGGCATCTTCAATGTCATTGCTTTCAACCATACTGGCAGAGTCTGGTAAGAAACTTCCCAATCACCGAAAACTTTTGCGacagctttctgctttgccaaccaagccttgcgGCGGTAACTCACAGTGTAGTTGAACCTGCCTTGAACTTCTGCAATAACAGACTTCACCTTTATCGAGGGGTCTGCTTCGACCAACGGCCTAATGGCATCTGCAATTGTGTCTgagtccaacttggcatgatcttgtgaaatcgtGCCCATGGTGCACGTGTGCTTGCCATTGTATCTCCTGATCTCCCAACAAGCTTTTTTCGAATCAAGCTAGCTCGGATAAGCCAGTCGTACCCTGCACCATACCCCTTGCATTTCGCATAGAATGTTTGCGGTTCAGACTCATACAcagtgtaatcaactcctctagTGATGGTGTAGCTTTTGATCGCAGATATTATCGACTCTCTCGATCCAAATTCCATTTCGACACTAAACTCGCCATCTTCCGCCGCAACGTTGCTTTCACCTACGACATGTGCACCACCATCAGTCAGACAAGGCAAATAAAATAAGCACTATAAGAAACTTGAGTTAATAATCATAACATACCCGTATTCACATACTCAGGAAATTCCGGGGCATGCATGACTTCGAGATCTAGAGTCTGCATAAAAGACGGAACACCAAACGGGTGTTGGCCTACAATCGCATTTGCTTCATTTTGCACTGCCGGATTGCCTGCCAAGTCTCCGTCATTGTTTTCGTCATCGACTTCATAGTTAGCTTCGAATTCCTCTTCGCTGTCATTATTCTCTTCTTCCTAATCTATATCTCCGAGGTCATCAACATTGACCTCGTCGCTGACCGTACCCATCCCCGACTgctgttcaaactcaacatacatcTCTATCGGCACGTGAGAtcgggtttgttgataaatataCAACATCTGCTGCATACTGGCATCGTCAGTGATGGgcattatttgaaactgtattAACCACCAAATACTTGCAAAGGACTTCTGTATAAAAGGTTGCTCACCCTTTTCAAAATGTGACTTTGAATGTTATTACAAAGCCCATTTTCTAACTCGACAAAACTCATGGTACATGGAATAGCAAATAACAacggacattcacaaacaaaagtcactcCTTCATGTATGTTTGGTATAACTTCACCGTTATAATATACTCACAAATTTGCAATATTTTCCATAACTTCAACCTCACCTAATCCAATTTTTTTGACACACCTAACTGCCAAAAAAAACTAAGAACTAGAACATATGTATAAGAAAGAAGAGTATGATGAGTAGAAGTGGAGTGAGTCCATTTGGGCAAGGCTTGCTTCGTATTTATAGGCAGACCTcttcattaaaatattttttctcacaaaacgcaacctgcgtttttcatttttcaaaaaattaatctGACACTACAAAAAATGC is from Arachis ipaensis cultivar K30076 chromosome B01, Araip1.1, whole genome shotgun sequence and encodes:
- the LOC107647350 gene encoding serine/threonine-protein phosphatase 7 long form homolog — encoded protein: MVRNFTKLEEHIIEYLDHPQLAIRNLLPRKLDPLDTFNEVAAAALTLTGFQHVSQVGEMRGHSALLSASVERWKPETHTFHLSVGELMVTLEDVSYIFGLPINGEAVTGRSDSSHQFLVENCIACFGRESDPEDHVLGKVNIAWVRRCRDTEKRGAF